One segment of Pantoea sp. Lij88 DNA contains the following:
- the oppA gene encoding oligopeptide ABC transporter substrate-binding protein OppA, translated as MNNITKKSLIAAGVFAAVSALAGNAALAATVPAGVELAAKQELVRGNGDEVQSLDPHKIEGVPEDNVARDLYEGLLVNDSNGKPIPAVAESYENKDFKVWTFHLRKNAKWSNGEPVTAQDFVYSWERLVDPKTASPYASYPQYGHILNVDDIIAGKKPITDLGVKALDDHTLEVTLSEPVPYFDKLLINSVMSPVYKPAIEKFGDQWTQPQNWVGNGAFKLDAHVINERITLVRNPNYWDNEHTVLNKVTYLPISSEVSDVNRYFSENGSDMTYNNLPIELFKKLQRDNGKELHIDPYLCTYYYEINNQKAPFTDPRVRAALKLGLDRDIMVNKVLAQGQKPAYSYTPPSTDGMEILPPDWFKWSQDKRNAEAKKLLAEAGYTADKPLTFNLLYNTSDLHKKLAIAASSIWKKNIGVNIKLENQEWKTFLDTRHQGNFDVSRAAWCADYNEPTSFLNTMLSNSSSNTSHYKSDAFDKVIRDAIKAPDAKARAADYQQAEQILDKDSTIVPVYYYVNTRLVKPYVGGYTGKDPLDKTLSKDFYIIKH; from the coding sequence ATGAACAACATCACGAAAAAAAGCCTGATAGCAGCGGGTGTTTTCGCCGCAGTGAGTGCTCTGGCAGGGAATGCGGCTCTCGCGGCCACCGTGCCTGCGGGCGTTGAGCTGGCCGCTAAACAGGAGCTGGTTCGCGGCAATGGCGATGAAGTCCAGTCGCTCGATCCGCACAAAATTGAAGGCGTGCCGGAAGACAACGTGGCGCGCGATCTTTACGAAGGTCTGCTGGTCAACGACAGCAACGGTAAACCCATCCCGGCCGTAGCGGAAAGTTACGAAAACAAAGATTTTAAAGTGTGGACTTTCCACCTGCGTAAAAATGCTAAGTGGTCCAACGGCGAGCCGGTGACCGCGCAGGACTTCGTCTACAGCTGGGAGCGTCTGGTCGATCCGAAAACCGCCTCTCCATACGCCAGCTATCCACAGTATGGTCATATCCTGAACGTCGATGACATCATCGCCGGTAAAAAACCGATTACCGATCTGGGCGTCAAAGCACTGGACGACCACACGCTGGAAGTCACGCTGAGTGAGCCGGTTCCCTATTTTGATAAGCTGCTGATCAACTCCGTGATGTCACCGGTTTACAAACCGGCGATTGAGAAGTTTGGCGATCAGTGGACGCAGCCACAGAACTGGGTCGGCAACGGCGCCTTTAAACTGGACGCGCACGTAATCAACGAGCGTATCACCCTGGTGCGTAACCCGAATTACTGGGACAACGAGCACACCGTGCTGAACAAAGTCACCTATCTGCCAATCAGTTCTGAAGTCAGTGACGTTAACCGTTACTTCTCCGAGAACGGCAGCGACATGACCTATAACAATCTGCCAATTGAGCTGTTTAAAAAGCTGCAGCGTGACAACGGTAAAGAGCTGCACATCGATCCTTATCTGTGCACCTACTACTACGAAATCAACAACCAGAAAGCGCCATTCACCGATCCTCGCGTCCGCGCGGCCCTGAAGCTGGGTCTGGATCGTGACATCATGGTCAACAAAGTGCTGGCGCAGGGCCAGAAGCCGGCCTACAGCTACACGCCGCCATCAACCGACGGCATGGAAATTCTGCCGCCAGACTGGTTCAAGTGGTCACAGGACAAGCGTAACGCCGAAGCGAAAAAGCTGCTGGCTGAAGCCGGCTACACCGCCGACAAACCGCTGACCTTTAACCTGCTGTATAACACCTCCGATCTGCACAAGAAGCTGGCGATTGCTGCCTCGTCGATCTGGAAGAAAAACATCGGCGTGAACATCAAGCTGGAAAACCAGGAGTGGAAAACCTTCCTGGATACCCGTCATCAGGGTAACTTCGATGTTTCCCGTGCGGCCTGGTGTGCGGACTACAACGAACCGACTTCCTTCCTGAACACCATGCTGTCAAACAGCAGCAGTAACACCTCGCACTATAAGAGCGATGCGTTTGACAAAGTGATTCGCGACGCGATTAAGGCCCCGGATGCTAAAGCCCGTGCGGCGGATTATCAGCAGGCCGAGCAGATCCTGGATAAAGACAGCACCATCGTACCGGTTTACTACTACGTGAATACGCGTCTGGTGAAACCGTATGTCGGTGGTTATACCGGTAAAGATCCACTGGATAAAACGCTGTCTAAAGACTTCTACATCATTAAACACTAA
- the tdk gene encoding thymidine kinase — protein MAQLYFYYSAMNAGKSTALLQSSYNYQERGMRSLVYTAEIDNRFGAGQVSSRIGLSSPAMLYNAETSLYSDIAAEHAAQPIHCVLVDESQFLTREQVKALSDVVDDLDIPVLCYGLRTDFRGELFTGSQYLLAWADKLVELKTICHCGRKASMVLRLDSEGKPFSEGEQVVIGGNESYISVCRKHYKQAIEQGSLQAIHGAQTPLN, from the coding sequence ATGGCCCAACTCTATTTCTATTACTCTGCGATGAATGCAGGGAAATCGACCGCACTGCTGCAATCCTCCTATAACTATCAGGAGCGCGGCATGCGTTCGCTGGTTTACACCGCTGAAATCGATAATCGCTTTGGTGCCGGACAGGTGAGTTCCCGCATCGGACTTTCTTCGCCAGCCATGCTCTATAACGCGGAGACCTCGCTCTACAGCGACATTGCCGCTGAACATGCCGCGCAGCCGATTCACTGTGTACTGGTGGATGAAAGTCAGTTCCTGACGCGGGAGCAGGTTAAAGCGCTCTCTGATGTCGTAGACGATCTGGATATTCCGGTGCTCTGCTACGGCCTGCGCACCGATTTTCGCGGTGAGCTGTTCACAGGCAGTCAGTATTTACTGGCATGGGCGGACAAGCTGGTTGAACTCAAAACCATCTGTCACTGTGGCCGGAAGGCCAGCATGGTGTTGCGACTGGATAGCGAGGGAAAACCTTTCAGTGAGGGTGAGCAGGTCGTGATTGGCGGCAACGAAAGCTACATCTCCGTCTGCCGTAAACATTATAAGCAGGCGATAGAGCAGGGCTCATTGCAGGCGATTCATGGCGCACAGACACCACTGAATTAG
- the oppB gene encoding oligopeptide ABC transporter permease OppB: protein MLKFILRRLLEALPTLFVLITISFFMMRLAPGSPFTGERTLAPEVMANIEAKYHLNDPIGKQYVDYLVQLAHGDFGPSFKYKDYSVNYLVAHAFPVSAKLGLAAFLLAVVLGVTAGVIAALKQNSLWDFAVMGVAMTGVVIPSFVVAPLLVLLFAITLKWLPGGGWNGGQWNYMLLPMVALSLAYIASIARITRGSMIEVMHSNFIRTARAKGLPLRRIVLRHALKPALLPVISYMGPAFVGIITGSMVIESIYGLPGIGQLFVNGALNRDYSLVMSLTILVGLLTILFNAIVDVLYAVIDPKIRY, encoded by the coding sequence ATGTTAAAATTCATCCTGCGTCGCTTGCTTGAAGCGCTTCCGACGCTGTTCGTCCTGATCACCATCTCCTTCTTTATGATGCGCCTGGCACCCGGCAGCCCGTTTACCGGCGAGCGCACCCTGGCCCCGGAAGTGATGGCCAACATTGAGGCGAAATATCACCTCAACGATCCCATCGGTAAGCAATATGTCGATTACCTGGTGCAGCTGGCGCACGGCGATTTCGGCCCTTCGTTTAAATACAAAGACTATTCGGTCAACTATCTGGTTGCGCATGCGTTCCCGGTCTCTGCCAAACTCGGCCTGGCCGCGTTCCTGCTGGCGGTGGTGCTGGGCGTCACGGCGGGTGTGATCGCCGCGCTTAAACAGAACAGTTTGTGGGACTTCGCGGTCATGGGGGTGGCAATGACCGGCGTGGTGATACCCAGTTTCGTGGTGGCGCCGCTGCTGGTTCTGCTGTTCGCCATCACCCTGAAATGGCTGCCGGGCGGCGGCTGGAATGGCGGGCAGTGGAACTACATGCTGCTGCCGATGGTGGCGCTGTCGCTGGCTTATATCGCCAGTATCGCGCGTATCACCCGGGGATCGATGATTGAAGTGATGCACTCCAACTTTATCCGCACTGCGCGCGCCAAAGGCTTACCGCTGCGCCGCATTGTGCTGCGTCATGCGCTGAAGCCCGCGCTGCTGCCGGTGATCTCTTACATGGGACCGGCGTTTGTCGGCATCATCACCGGTTCGATGGTGATTGAGTCGATCTACGGTCTGCCGGGCATCGGTCAGCTGTTTGTGAACGGCGCGCTGAACCGCGACTACTCACTGGTGATGAGCCTGACCATCCTGGTCGGTTTACTGACCATTCTGTTTAACGCGATTGTTGACGTGCTCTATGCCGTTATCGATCCAAAAATTCGTTACTGA
- a CDS encoding ABC transporter substrate-binding protein yields the protein MKNLQQQRSTLAGVLLLAFSPAYAATVPPGTTLAAQQQIVINNGSEVSSLDPHKTEGVPESNIIQNLLDGLVNTDNSGKVVPGVAKSWENPQPTVWIFTLRDDAKWSNGEPVTASDFVYSWRRLVDPKTASPYSSYPQAAHFTNIDAILAGKASPDQLGVKALDAHRLQITLSEPVPYLVAMLAHTAMKPVYAPAIKQWGDAWTRPGHYIGNGAYTLGDWVVNEKIVVKRNPHYWDNAHTVIEQGTFLPIASENSDINRYRSGGTDITNSAVPPEMFGKLRKELGDEVKVSPLLCTFYYEINNKKAPFTDARVRAALKMTLDREVIANKIMAQGQIPAYSLTPPFTAGIKLTPPAWFTWTQAQRNEAAKKLLAEAGFDAAHPLSFTLLYNTSDQNKRQAIAAASMWQKNLGAKVTLQNQEWKTMLETRHQAQYDVVRATWCADYNEPSTFLNMLISNASINTAFYSSATFDRLMAETLTAGSEAQRADLYQQAETQLDKDSPIVPVYYRVSVRLVKPWVGGFTGKDPQDMTDLKYYFIKQH from the coding sequence ATGAAGAATTTGCAGCAACAGCGGTCAACACTCGCAGGTGTTCTGTTATTGGCCTTTTCGCCGGCCTATGCCGCCACGGTTCCGCCAGGAACGACACTGGCCGCGCAACAGCAGATCGTGATCAATAACGGCAGTGAAGTCTCCTCGCTGGATCCACATAAAACCGAAGGCGTGCCGGAATCTAATATTATTCAAAACCTGCTGGATGGTCTGGTGAACACCGACAACAGCGGGAAGGTCGTGCCTGGCGTCGCCAAAAGCTGGGAAAACCCGCAACCCACCGTGTGGATTTTTACTCTGCGTGATGATGCGAAGTGGAGCAATGGTGAGCCGGTGACCGCCAGTGATTTCGTTTATAGCTGGCGTCGGCTGGTGGACCCGAAAACCGCGTCGCCTTATTCCAGCTATCCGCAGGCAGCCCATTTTACCAATATCGATGCCATCCTTGCCGGTAAAGCGTCACCCGATCAGCTGGGTGTCAAAGCGCTGGATGCCCATCGCCTGCAGATTACCCTGAGTGAACCGGTGCCTTACCTGGTGGCGATGTTAGCGCATACGGCGATGAAGCCGGTTTATGCGCCCGCCATTAAGCAGTGGGGCGATGCCTGGACCCGGCCGGGTCACTACATCGGCAATGGCGCTTACACGCTGGGCGACTGGGTGGTGAATGAAAAAATCGTCGTGAAGCGCAATCCTCACTACTGGGATAATGCGCATACGGTGATTGAGCAGGGGACTTTCCTGCCTATCGCCTCTGAAAACAGTGATATCAATCGCTACCGCAGCGGCGGCACGGACATCACCAACAGTGCGGTGCCACCGGAGATGTTTGGCAAACTGCGCAAAGAGCTGGGCGATGAAGTAAAGGTCAGCCCGCTGCTCTGCACCTTCTACTACGAAATTAACAACAAAAAGGCGCCGTTCACCGATGCACGTGTGCGTGCCGCGCTGAAAATGACTCTCGACCGTGAGGTGATAGCTAATAAGATCATGGCTCAGGGTCAGATTCCGGCCTACAGCCTGACACCGCCTTTCACTGCAGGCATAAAACTCACGCCGCCCGCCTGGTTCACCTGGACGCAGGCGCAGCGTAATGAAGCCGCGAAGAAGTTGCTCGCCGAAGCCGGCTTTGATGCCGCCCATCCGCTGAGCTTTACGTTGCTCTATAACACCTCTGATCAGAACAAACGGCAGGCGATTGCAGCCGCGTCAATGTGGCAGAAAAACCTGGGTGCGAAGGTGACCCTGCAGAATCAGGAGTGGAAAACCATGCTGGAGACCCGTCATCAGGCCCAGTATGACGTGGTCCGTGCGACCTGGTGTGCCGATTACAACGAACCTTCTACCTTCCTGAATATGCTGATCAGCAACGCCTCGATTAACACCGCGTTTTACAGCAGCGCGACCTTTGATCGTCTGATGGCGGAGACGCTGACGGCGGGCAGTGAGGCGCAGCGCGCCGACCTGTATCAGCAGGCTGAAACACAACTCGACAAAGACTCACCAATTGTGCCAGTTTACTACCGCGTAAGTGTGCGCCTGGTAAAGCCCTGGGTTGGCGGCTTTACGGGCAAAGACCCGCAGGACATGACAGACCTGAAGTACTATTTCATCAAACAACACTGA
- the adhE gene encoding bifunctional acetaldehyde-CoA/alcohol dehydrogenase yields the protein MAVTNVAELNALVERVKKAQREYANFSQEQVDAIFRAAALAAADARIPLAKMAVAESGMGIVEDKVIKNHFASEYIYNAYKDEKTCGVLATDDTFGTITIAEPIGLICGIVPTTNPTSTAIFKALISLKTRNGIIFSPHPRAKDATNKAADIVLQAAIAAGAPKDIIGWIDAPSVELSNQLMHHPDINLILATGGPGMVKAAYSSGKPAIGVGAGNTPVVIDETADLKRAVASILMSKTFDNGVICASEQSVIVVDSVYDAVRERFASHGGYMLQGAELSAVQNIILKNGGLNAAIVGQPAYKIAEMAGLSVPPSTKILIGEVKLVDESEPFAHEKLSPTLAMYRAKDFQDAVSKAEKLVAMGGIGHTSCLYTDQDNQTERVHYFGDKMKTARILINTPASQGGIGDLYNFKLAPSLTLGCGSWGGNSISENVGPKHLINTKTVAKRAENMLWHKLPKSIYFRRGSLPIALEEVATDGAKRAFIVTDRFLFNNGYADQVTRVLKSHGIETEVFFEVEADPTLSIVRKGAEQMNSFKPDVIIALGGGSPMDAAKIMWVMYEHPETHFEELALRFMDIRKRIYKFPKMGVKARMVAITTTSGTGSEVTPFAVVTDDATGQKYPLADYALTPDMAIVDANLVMDMPRSLCAFGGLDAVTHALEAYVSVLANEYSDGQALQALKLLKENLPASYAEGAKNPVARERVHNAATIAGIAFANAFLGVCHSMAHKLGSEFHIPHGLANALLISNVIRYNANDNPTKQTAFSQYDRPQARRRYAEIADHLGLSAPGDRTAQKIEKLLAWLDEIKTELGIPTSIREAGVQEADFLAKVDKLADDAFDDQCTGANPRYPLIAELKQIMLDTFYGREFTEPFSSVAQAVAEQPVKGIKADKKAKKV from the coding sequence ATGGCCGTAACCAATGTCGCTGAACTTAATGCACTGGTTGAACGTGTTAAAAAAGCCCAGCGTGAATATGCCAACTTTTCTCAGGAACAGGTCGACGCCATTTTCCGTGCCGCCGCCCTCGCCGCCGCAGATGCCCGAATCCCGCTAGCCAAGATGGCCGTTGCCGAATCCGGTATGGGCATCGTCGAAGACAAAGTGATCAAAAACCATTTTGCTTCAGAATATATCTACAACGCTTATAAAGATGAAAAGACCTGTGGTGTGTTAGCCACTGATGATACCTTCGGCACCATCACCATCGCTGAGCCCATTGGTCTGATTTGCGGCATCGTCCCGACCACTAACCCGACTTCAACCGCCATCTTCAAAGCGTTAATCAGCCTTAAAACCCGTAACGGCATCATCTTCTCCCCACATCCACGCGCCAAAGACGCGACAAACAAGGCTGCTGACATCGTCCTGCAGGCCGCGATTGCCGCCGGTGCGCCCAAAGACATCATCGGCTGGATCGACGCCCCTTCTGTTGAGCTGTCAAACCAGCTGATGCATCACCCTGACATCAACCTGATTCTTGCCACTGGCGGACCAGGTATGGTGAAAGCGGCTTACAGCTCCGGTAAACCAGCGATTGGTGTCGGTGCCGGTAACACGCCGGTAGTCATCGATGAAACCGCCGATCTGAAACGTGCCGTCGCTTCCATTCTGATGTCGAAAACCTTTGATAACGGCGTGATCTGCGCGTCTGAACAATCAGTGATTGTGGTTGATTCGGTCTATGACGCCGTGCGTGAACGTTTCGCCAGCCATGGTGGCTACATGCTGCAGGGTGCCGAACTGAGTGCCGTGCAGAATATCATCCTGAAAAACGGCGGCCTGAATGCGGCTATCGTGGGTCAGCCTGCTTACAAAATTGCGGAAATGGCCGGACTCAGCGTGCCACCGAGCACCAAAATCCTGATTGGCGAAGTGAAACTTGTGGATGAGTCTGAGCCGTTCGCTCACGAAAAACTCTCTCCGACGCTGGCGATGTATCGGGCAAAAGATTTCCAGGATGCGGTCAGTAAAGCGGAGAAACTGGTCGCCATGGGCGGTATCGGTCACACCTCCTGTCTTTATACCGACCAGGATAACCAGACTGAGCGCGTGCACTACTTCGGCGACAAAATGAAAACCGCACGTATTCTGATCAACACCCCTGCTTCACAGGGCGGTATCGGTGACCTCTACAACTTTAAACTGGCGCCGTCTCTGACGCTGGGTTGTGGTTCATGGGGCGGCAACTCAATTTCAGAGAACGTCGGTCCAAAACACCTGATCAATACCAAAACTGTCGCCAAGCGAGCTGAGAATATGTTGTGGCATAAACTTCCTAAATCCATCTACTTCCGTCGGGGTTCACTGCCAATTGCACTGGAAGAGGTGGCAACCGACGGCGCGAAGCGTGCCTTTATCGTCACTGACCGCTTCCTGTTCAACAATGGTTATGCCGACCAGGTGACCCGCGTGCTGAAATCACACGGCATCGAGACTGAAGTGTTCTTCGAAGTAGAAGCCGACCCGACGCTGAGCATCGTGCGTAAAGGTGCAGAGCAGATGAACAGCTTCAAGCCTGATGTCATCATCGCGCTGGGCGGCGGTTCCCCAATGGATGCTGCGAAAATCATGTGGGTGATGTATGAACATCCGGAAACCCACTTCGAAGAGCTGGCATTACGTTTCATGGATATCCGTAAACGTATCTACAAGTTCCCGAAAATGGGCGTCAAAGCGCGCATGGTTGCCATCACCACCACGTCCGGTACCGGTTCAGAAGTCACCCCATTTGCCGTGGTCACCGATGATGCGACAGGCCAGAAATATCCACTCGCTGACTATGCGTTGACCCCGGACATGGCGATTGTCGATGCCAACCTGGTGATGGATATGCCACGTTCACTCTGCGCCTTCGGTGGTCTGGATGCCGTCACCCACGCACTGGAAGCCTATGTTTCCGTGCTGGCGAATGAGTACTCTGATGGACAGGCGCTGCAGGCACTGAAACTGCTGAAAGAGAACCTGCCAGCCAGCTATGCCGAAGGCGCGAAAAATCCGGTGGCGCGTGAACGCGTTCATAATGCCGCCACTATCGCCGGTATTGCGTTTGCCAACGCCTTCCTTGGGGTCTGTCACTCCATGGCGCACAAACTGGGTTCAGAGTTCCATATCCCACACGGTCTTGCCAACGCCCTGTTAATCTCGAACGTCATTCGTTACAACGCGAATGACAACCCGACTAAACAGACCGCTTTCAGCCAGTACGATCGTCCGCAGGCACGTCGTCGCTACGCCGAGATTGCTGACCACTTAGGTCTGAGCGCACCAGGCGACCGCACCGCGCAGAAAATTGAGAAGCTGCTGGCCTGGCTGGATGAAATCAAAACAGAACTCGGTATCCCGACCTCTATCCGTGAAGCCGGTGTGCAGGAAGCGGACTTCCTGGCGAAAGTCGATAAACTGGCCGATGATGCATTTGATGACCAGTGTACCGGCGCTAACCCACGTTATCCGCTGATTGCTGAGCTGAAACAGATTATGCTGGATACTTTCTACGGTCGTGAATTTACTGAACCGTTCTCAAGCGTCGCTCAGGCAGTTGCTGAGCAGCCGGTAAAAGGCATCAAGGCTGATAAGAAAGCTAAAAAAGTCTGA
- the hns gene encoding histone-like nucleoid-structuring protein H-NS, with product MSEALKVLNNIRTLRAQAREYSVETLEEMLEKLDVVVKERREEESHFQAENEERTRKLNQYREMLLADGIDPNELISTLTVTPRAAAKGKRSVRPAKYGYTDEKGESRTWTGQGRTPAVIKKALEEQGKKLDDFLL from the coding sequence ATGAGCGAAGCACTAAAAGTTCTTAATAATATCCGTACGCTGCGCGCCCAGGCCAGAGAGTATTCCGTAGAAACACTGGAAGAGATGCTGGAAAAACTGGACGTGGTGGTAAAAGAACGCCGCGAAGAAGAGTCGCATTTTCAGGCAGAAAATGAAGAACGCACGCGTAAGCTTAATCAGTATCGTGAAATGCTTCTGGCCGATGGAATCGACCCGAATGAACTGATTAGCACGCTGACCGTCACCCCCCGAGCTGCGGCAAAAGGTAAACGCTCAGTGCGCCCGGCTAAATATGGTTATACCGATGAAAAAGGCGAGTCCAGAACCTGGACCGGTCAGGGTCGCACCCCGGCTGTGATTAAAAAAGCGCTGGAAGAACAGGGTAAAAAGCTGGACGATTTTTTACTGTAA
- the oppC gene encoding oligopeptide ABC transporter permease OppC: protein MMLSKKNSEALDVFSEKLEVEGRSLWQDARRRFIHNRAALISLLVLLVITLFVIFAPMLAHFTYDDTDWAMMSSPPDTTSGHWFGTDSSGRDLLVRVAIGGRISLMVGVASALIAVIVGTLYGSIAGYLGGKIDSVMMRILEILNSFPFMFFVILLVTFFGRNILLIFAAIGMVSWLDMARIVRGQTLSLKRKEFIEAAHVGGVSTWKIVVRHIVPNVLGVVVVYASLLVPSMILFESFLSFLGLGTQEPLSSWGALLSDGANSMEVSPWLLLWPAGFLVVTLFCFNFIGDGLRDALDPKDR from the coding sequence ATGATGTTAAGTAAGAAAAACAGCGAAGCTCTTGATGTGTTCAGTGAGAAGCTGGAAGTAGAAGGGCGTAGTCTCTGGCAGGACGCGCGTCGTCGTTTTATCCATAACCGTGCCGCCTTAATCAGCCTGCTGGTGCTGTTAGTGATCACGCTGTTTGTGATTTTTGCGCCGATGCTGGCGCATTTCACCTACGACGATACCGACTGGGCGATGATGTCCTCACCGCCTGATACCACCTCCGGTCACTGGTTCGGCACCGATTCATCGGGACGTGACCTGCTGGTGCGTGTGGCGATCGGTGGCCGTATCTCACTGATGGTGGGCGTGGCGTCTGCGCTGATCGCGGTGATCGTGGGCACGCTCTACGGTTCGATTGCCGGCTATCTGGGCGGCAAAATCGACTCGGTGATGATGCGTATTCTGGAAATCCTTAACTCCTTCCCGTTTATGTTCTTCGTGATCCTGCTGGTGACCTTCTTTGGCCGCAACATCCTGCTGATTTTTGCCGCCATCGGCATGGTCTCATGGCTCGATATGGCGCGTATTGTGCGCGGCCAGACGCTGAGCCTGAAGCGCAAAGAGTTCATCGAAGCGGCGCATGTTGGTGGGGTATCAACCTGGAAAATCGTGGTGCGTCACATCGTACCAAACGTGCTGGGTGTGGTGGTGGTTTACGCCTCGCTGCTGGTGCCGAGCATGATCCTGTTTGAATCCTTCCTGAGCTTCCTGGGTCTGGGTACACAGGAGCCGCTGAGTAGCTGGGGTGCACTGCTGAGCGACGGGGCCAACTCAATGGAAGTGTCGCCGTGGCTGTTGCTCTGGCCGGCGGGGTTCCTGGTGGTCACGCTGTTCTGTTTCAACTTTATCGGCGATGGCCTGCGTGATGCCCTCGACCCGAAAGATCGTTAA
- a CDS encoding ABC transporter ATP-binding protein codes for MTIHEFQPAMAARAGSEQLLTVKDLRVTFGTHDGDVTAVNDLNFSLRAGETLGIVGESGSGKSQTAFALMGLLAKNGRIGGSAMFNGKEILNLPESKLNKLRAEQIAMIFQDPMTSLNPYMRVGEQLMEVLKLHKGMNSAQAFEESVRMLDAVKMPEARKRMKMYPHEFSGGMRQRVMIAMALLCRPKLLIADEPTTALDVTVQAQIMTLLNDLKREFNTAIIMITHDLGVVAGICDKVLVMYAGRTMEYGSARDVFYQPAHPYSIGLLNAVPRLDAIEGETLTTIPGNPPNLLRLPQGCPFQPRCPHAMDICTQAPPLEPFGNGRLRACFKPVEELV; via the coding sequence ATGACTATTCATGAATTCCAGCCAGCAATGGCGGCCCGCGCGGGAAGCGAACAGCTACTTACGGTCAAAGATTTACGCGTGACCTTTGGCACGCACGATGGGGATGTCACTGCCGTCAACGACCTGAACTTCTCGCTGCGCGCCGGTGAGACGCTGGGCATTGTTGGCGAGTCCGGTTCCGGTAAGTCACAAACCGCTTTTGCCCTGATGGGGCTGCTGGCCAAAAATGGCCGCATTGGCGGTTCGGCGATGTTCAACGGCAAAGAGATCCTGAATCTGCCGGAGAGTAAGCTCAATAAGCTGCGTGCCGAACAGATCGCAATGATCTTCCAGGACCCGATGACCTCGCTGAACCCCTATATGCGGGTGGGCGAGCAGCTGATGGAAGTGCTTAAGCTGCACAAAGGCATGAACAGCGCGCAGGCGTTTGAAGAGTCCGTGAGAATGCTGGACGCGGTGAAGATGCCGGAAGCGCGTAAGCGCATGAAGATGTATCCGCATGAGTTCTCCGGCGGGATGCGTCAGCGCGTGATGATCGCCATGGCGCTGCTGTGCCGTCCAAAACTGCTGATTGCCGATGAGCCAACCACCGCGCTGGATGTCACCGTGCAGGCGCAGATTATGACGCTGCTCAACGACCTGAAGCGCGAGTTCAACACCGCCATTATCATGATCACGCACGATCTCGGTGTAGTGGCTGGGATCTGCGACAAAGTGCTGGTGATGTACGCCGGACGCACCATGGAGTATGGCAGCGCCCGTGATGTCTTCTATCAGCCAGCCCATCCATACTCGATTGGCCTGCTTAATGCGGTGCCGCGTCTGGATGCGATCGAAGGTGAAACCCTGACCACGATTCCGGGCAATCCACCGAACCTGTTGCGTCTGCCGCAGGGCTGCCCGTTCCAGCCACGTTGTCCGCACGCAATGGATATCTGCACCCAGGCACCGCCGCTGGAACCGTTTGGCAATGGCCGTCTGCGTGCCTGCTTTAAGCCGGTGGAGGAGTTAGTATGA
- a CDS encoding YchE family NAAT transporter, with protein MNPALLDLSGYIKFFVGLFALVNPVGIIPVFISMTRYQGVAERNKTNLTANLAVAIILWTSLFLGDAILHVFGISIDSFRIAGGILVVTIAMSMISGKLGEDKQNKQEKSETAIRESVGVVPLALPLMAGPGAISSTIVWSTRYHSWLNLLGFTLAIAIFAFCCWLLFRAAPLMVRILGQTGINVITRIMGLLLMALGIEFVVTGMKSIFPGLLN; from the coding sequence GTGAACCCTGCGCTGTTAGATTTATCAGGCTATATCAAATTTTTTGTCGGGCTGTTTGCGCTGGTCAATCCGGTGGGAATTATTCCGGTGTTTATCAGCATGACCCGTTATCAAGGCGTGGCTGAGCGTAATAAAACCAACCTCACCGCCAATCTGGCCGTCGCCATTATTCTCTGGACCTCACTTTTCCTCGGTGATGCGATTCTGCATGTGTTTGGCATCTCGATTGACTCTTTCCGCATTGCGGGAGGCATTCTGGTCGTCACCATTGCGATGTCGATGATCAGCGGCAAGCTGGGCGAGGATAAGCAAAACAAGCAGGAGAAATCAGAAACGGCGATTCGTGAAAGCGTCGGGGTTGTTCCGCTGGCGCTGCCATTGATGGCGGGGCCGGGTGCCATCAGTTCGACCATCGTCTGGAGCACCCGCTACCATAGCTGGCTGAATCTGCTGGGGTTCACCCTGGCGATAGCGATCTTTGCCTTCTGCTGCTGGTTACTGTTCCGCGCGGCACCGTTAATGGTGCGTATTCTTGGGCAGACCGGTATCAACGTGATTACCCGTATCATGGGTCTGTTACTGATGGCGCTGGGCATTGAATTTGTTGTGACAGGGATGAAGTCTATTTTCCCTGGCCTTCTCAACTAA